One genomic window of Bacillus mycoides includes the following:
- a CDS encoding zinc-dependent alcohol dehydrogenase family protein: protein MRGKCIQFHEFGNPKDVLQVEYKNIEPPKDNEVLVRMLARPINPSDLIPVTGAYAHRIPLPNIPGYEGVGIVENVGAFVSRDLIGKRVLPLRGEGTWQEFVTTSADFVVPIPDSIDDFTAAQMYINPLTAWVTCTETLNLKRDSVLLVNACGSAIGHLFVQLSQILNFRLIAVTRNSKHTEELLQLGAHHVIDTSTTPLYETVMELTNGIGADAAIDSIGGSDGNELAFSLRPNGHFLTIGLLSGIQVNWAEIVTKAKVHANIFHLRHWNKEVSAYKWQETFRHLIRLVEDKQLRFMTVHSTYDLADLKTAIDVVQSAEKTKGKVFLTSY, encoded by the coding sequence TTGCGCGGAAAATGCATTCAATTTCATGAGTTTGGCAATCCGAAAGATGTGTTACAGGTTGAATATAAAAATATAGAACCACCGAAAGATAATGAAGTGCTAGTTCGCATGTTAGCAAGACCTATAAATCCATCTGACTTAATTCCAGTAACCGGAGCGTATGCACATAGAATTCCGTTACCTAACATACCTGGTTACGAAGGTGTTGGTATTGTAGAAAATGTAGGAGCTTTTGTTTCTAGAGACCTTATCGGTAAACGCGTTTTACCTTTACGCGGGGAAGGTACTTGGCAAGAATTTGTTACAACATCGGCTGACTTCGTGGTCCCTATTCCTGATTCTATTGATGATTTCACAGCAGCACAAATGTATATTAATCCCCTTACAGCGTGGGTTACGTGTACAGAAACGCTAAACTTAAAGCGAGATAGCGTTTTATTAGTGAATGCTTGTGGATCCGCTATTGGACACCTTTTTGTTCAATTATCACAAATTTTAAACTTCCGATTAATTGCAGTGACTAGAAATAGTAAACATACAGAAGAATTACTTCAGCTTGGTGCCCATCATGTAATAGATACTTCCACTACCCCGCTTTATGAGACAGTTATGGAATTAACAAACGGGATAGGTGCAGATGCTGCAATTGATTCTATTGGAGGATCCGATGGAAATGAATTAGCTTTTTCTTTACGTCCAAACGGGCACTTTTTAACTATAGGCCTTCTATCAGGAATACAAGTAAACTGGGCAGAGATTGTCACGAAAGCAAAAGTGCATGCTAACATATTTCATTTACGACATTGGAATAAAGAAGTGTCCGCATATAAATGGCAAGAAACGTTTCGTCACTTAATTCGCTTAGTAGAAGATAAACAATTACGTTTTATGACGGTACATTCTACGTATGACTTAGCAGATTTGAAAACTGCGATTGATGTCGTTCAGTCTGCTGAAAAAACAAAAGGGAAAGTATTTTTGACGAGTTATTAA
- a CDS encoding YjcZ family sporulation protein, which yields MGFGGSCSSCGGGFALLVVLFILLIIVGASCFC from the coding sequence ATGGGCTTTGGTGGTAGTTGTAGTAGTTGTGGCGGCGGCTTTGCTTTATTAGTTGTATTATTTATTTTATTAATCATAGTTGGAGCTTCTTGCTTCTGCTAA
- a CDS encoding sensor histidine kinase encodes MKKINSNIDLDTNVLEAVFIPRRFIVLWIILVYIASMLLEFRNNILSMDSFFFTIVIVIHTIFHWYASSLKNRQLLYFFFVQLFIVFLAAFIVPNGSIAIFVGLPPILIAQSLYVYNNIFKVMAVFTLMYAIFCTAISINYGVNKVAILISMFLLVLAIIIPFSYINKQQFDARNRIQSYIQELESAYMRVEELTLANERQRMARDLHDTLAQGVASLIMQLEAIDAHMQKGNTGRSQEIMKQTMVRARQTLHDARLVIDDLRHTTNSFNEAVEEEIQRFSEATSIHVRFTIQSPPHISSLVKEHCLYVISECLTNIAKHSQATDVNLKVEYIADIEKLTIEVEDNGIGFDTGYIGKNPGHYGLIGLNERVRLIKGEIHILSEKMKGTKVYIQVPINKEGDSHEV; translated from the coding sequence ATGAAAAAAATAAATTCAAATATAGATTTGGATACAAATGTATTGGAAGCGGTATTTATTCCAAGAAGGTTTATTGTTTTATGGATTATACTCGTATATATAGCTTCAATGCTTTTAGAATTTCGGAATAATATTCTCTCTATGGATAGTTTCTTCTTTACAATAGTCATTGTTATTCATACTATTTTTCATTGGTATGCGAGTTCATTAAAGAATAGGCAATTGTTGTATTTCTTTTTTGTACAACTCTTCATTGTGTTTCTCGCTGCATTTATTGTACCAAATGGTTCAATAGCTATTTTTGTTGGATTACCCCCTATTTTAATTGCCCAAAGTCTATATGTTTATAACAATATATTTAAAGTAATGGCAGTTTTTACTCTTATGTATGCCATATTTTGTACTGCAATCAGTATCAATTATGGTGTGAATAAAGTAGCTATTCTTATCTCCATGTTCCTTTTAGTATTAGCAATTATTATTCCTTTTTCCTATATTAATAAGCAGCAATTTGATGCACGTAATCGTATACAGAGCTACATTCAAGAGTTAGAGTCTGCATATATGAGAGTGGAAGAATTGACATTAGCTAATGAAAGGCAGCGAATGGCAAGAGATTTACATGATACGTTAGCGCAAGGTGTAGCGAGCTTAATTATGCAATTGGAAGCAATAGATGCCCATATGCAAAAAGGGAATACAGGACGATCTCAAGAGATTATGAAACAAACTATGGTAAGAGCGAGACAAACTTTACATGATGCAAGGTTGGTTATTGATGATTTGCGTCATACTACCAATTCATTTAATGAAGCAGTAGAGGAAGAGATTCAACGTTTTTCTGAGGCTACGTCTATACATGTGAGATTTACTATTCAAAGCCCCCCGCATATTTCAAGCTTAGTAAAGGAGCACTGTTTATATGTAATTAGTGAATGTTTAACGAATATCGCAAAACATTCGCAGGCAACAGATGTAAATTTAAAAGTTGAATATATCGCTGACATTGAAAAGCTTACTATTGAAGTTGAAGATAATGGAATTGGTTTTGACACTGGATATATCGGTAAGAATCCTGGACACTATGGTTTAATTGGCTTAAATGAGCGTGTTCGATTGATTAAGGGAGAAATACATATATTGAGTGAAAAGATGAAGGGTACGAAAGTGTATATTCAAGTGCCTATAAATAAAGAAGGAGATAGCCATGAAGTATAA
- a CDS encoding Ig-like domain-containing protein → MFLPITTFYRFSWLGSFAFSSEKVSRNRALSRAEELNANLYEKKCIDSVSNIHEEITIDFVKYGDNYVSGHAEPYSTIVITSGDMLIGSGRVNEYGEFKIYTNNHLEEYLIIKVQSILGGFYQESIIVKVDC, encoded by the coding sequence ATGTTTCTACCTATTACTACATTTTATAGGTTTAGTTGGCTGGGGAGTTTTGCTTTCTCTTCAGAAAAGGTTAGCAGGAATCGAGCGCTTTCGAGGGCCGAAGAACTAAATGCTAATTTGTATGAAAAGAAATGTATAGATTCAGTTAGTAATATTCATGAGGAAATAACGATAGATTTTGTGAAATATGGTGATAATTATGTATCGGGTCATGCGGAACCTTATTCAACAATTGTCATAACGAGCGGCGATATGCTTATTGGAAGTGGACGGGTTAATGAGTATGGAGAATTTAAAATATATACGAATAATCATCTGGAAGAGTATTTGATAATAAAAGTTCAGTCGATATTAGGTGGTTTTTATCAAGAGAGTATAATAGTAAAGGTAGATTGTTAA
- a CDS encoding YhzD family protein yields the protein MGVYVLTVFEKDGSKALDESFEAATEKEAKAKGESILQEKGLYEKTHRCTSTAGKLVLFQR from the coding sequence ATGGGAGTATACGTTCTAACAGTCTTTGAAAAAGATGGTTCAAAAGCATTAGATGAATCATTCGAGGCGGCAACTGAAAAAGAAGCGAAAGCAAAAGGTGAATCTATTTTACAAGAAAAAGGATTGTACGAAAAAACACATCGCTGCACATCTACTGCAGGCAAGCTCGTTTTATTCCAGCGTTAA
- a CDS encoding FadR/GntR family transcriptional regulator, translated as MNINEKKSFSKVSRRKLVDEVLERLQEKIFSGEYEVGDRLPTEPQLMEELGVGRSTLRESIKILVHAGILEVRQGQGTRIVSLNTTQDSFEKRLQTANINHVYEARNMLDKEVAMLAAQRRSEEDLLYLKGHLNKRKNALQEGNYVAYIDADIQFHLAIAKASKNEVLLDLYQSFVPALRHILSQLILNTVNYEDNSDIHEKLFQAIFKQNAEEARTYAVQNLELK; from the coding sequence ATGAATATAAACGAAAAGAAATCTTTTTCAAAAGTTTCTCGACGGAAATTAGTCGATGAAGTGTTGGAACGTTTACAAGAAAAAATCTTTTCTGGCGAGTATGAAGTTGGTGATCGCCTCCCTACAGAGCCGCAATTAATGGAAGAGTTAGGTGTAGGGCGTTCGACGCTGCGAGAAAGCATAAAGATATTAGTACATGCCGGCATCTTAGAAGTTCGACAAGGACAAGGTACTCGTATTGTCTCACTAAATACAACACAGGATTCATTTGAAAAACGATTGCAAACAGCTAATATTAATCATGTATATGAAGCACGAAATATGTTGGATAAAGAAGTAGCGATGTTAGCGGCACAGCGCCGAAGTGAAGAGGACCTTTTATACTTAAAAGGACATTTGAATAAAAGAAAAAATGCCCTTCAAGAAGGAAATTATGTAGCATACATAGACGCAGATATTCAGTTTCATCTAGCAATTGCAAAGGCGAGCAAAAACGAAGTTCTACTTGATTTATATCAATCTTTCGTACCTGCCCTTCGCCACATTTTAAGCCAATTAATATTAAATACAGTGAACTATGAAGATAACTCTGACATTCATGAAAAGTTATTCCAAGCTATTTTTAAACAAAATGCCGAAGAGGCACGAACATACGCCGTTCAAAATTTGGAGCTGAAATAA
- a CDS encoding YflJ family protein — protein sequence MYFGSKGWYVKELKKLGIRTYEGKKLESYRTHILSSLLERMKKASA from the coding sequence ATGTATTTCGGAAGCAAAGGTTGGTATGTAAAAGAACTTAAAAAATTAGGTATTCGTACTTATGAAGGTAAAAAACTAGAATCTTATCGTACGCATATTTTATCTAGTTTACTTGAGAGAATGAAGAAAGCTTCGGCTTAA
- a CDS encoding MFS transporter — protein MKLKHQGRTYLYILALFFVSINLRIGITSVSPLLETIRQDLNISNFSVSFLTAIPVFCMGTFALLTGKVIKKYGAEKAIMACLILIGFATCMRAFTSSISTLFASSLFIGIGIALAGPLLSGFIKEKFPTKIGLMIGIYSVGMGTGASLSSGLTIPLQHVLKDDWNMALAFWGVLTIIAIIFWYPVMKRKKNTSTQDKKNNSLPLRNKKAWLFTIFFGLQSGIFYSITTWLAPANQNMGVSSEQAGTLITVFTVIQMICSFLIPTLADIYKNRALWLLGSICFVLVGLSLMIYPLTTPWIPSILLGIGLGGVFPLALMLPLYETKTSEDASAWTAMMQSGGYIMGGFIPVLAGIARDYFDGYTQVFIIMALLSLILFILTLVMNKKKVEAKDLIA, from the coding sequence ATTAAATTGAAACATCAAGGACGAACTTATTTGTATATACTAGCACTATTTTTTGTTTCTATTAATTTACGTATCGGAATTACATCTGTTTCACCTTTATTAGAAACAATCCGACAAGACTTAAATATAAGCAATTTTTCCGTTAGTTTTTTAACAGCCATTCCTGTTTTTTGTATGGGGACATTCGCCTTACTGACTGGGAAGGTAATTAAAAAATATGGGGCAGAAAAAGCAATTATGGCTTGTCTTATTTTAATTGGCTTTGCTACATGTATGAGGGCTTTTACCTCTTCCATTTCCACATTATTCGCGAGCTCTTTATTTATCGGCATTGGAATTGCACTTGCAGGTCCGTTACTATCAGGTTTTATTAAAGAAAAATTCCCTACGAAAATCGGCTTAATGATTGGAATATATTCAGTAGGCATGGGAACTGGCGCTTCTTTAAGTTCAGGATTAACGATTCCTTTACAACATGTATTAAAAGACGATTGGAATATGGCACTCGCTTTTTGGGGTGTACTTACTATTATCGCTATTATATTTTGGTATCCGGTTATGAAACGAAAAAAGAATACGAGTACACAAGATAAAAAGAATAATAGTTTACCTTTAAGAAATAAAAAAGCATGGTTGTTCACAATCTTTTTCGGACTACAATCAGGAATCTTTTACTCCATTACAACTTGGCTTGCGCCCGCAAATCAAAATATGGGCGTCAGTAGCGAACAAGCTGGTACTCTCATAACTGTATTTACAGTTATTCAAATGATATGTAGCTTTTTAATTCCAACATTAGCGGATATTTATAAAAACCGAGCACTTTGGTTATTAGGGAGTATATGCTTCGTACTCGTAGGTTTATCGCTTATGATTTACCCACTAACTACACCATGGATCCCTTCTATTTTACTAGGTATCGGGCTCGGCGGCGTATTCCCACTCGCTCTTATGCTACCGCTATATGAAACAAAAACTTCAGAAGATGCGAGTGCATGGACTGCTATGATGCAGTCCGGAGGGTACATTATGGGCGGATTTATTCCTGTCTTAGCAGGAATCGCTCGTGATTATTTTGATGGTTATACGCAAGTTTTTATTATAATGGCACTTTTAAGCTTAATTTTGTTCATTTTAACTTTAGTCATGAACAAAAAGAAAGTAGAAGCAAAAGATCTTATAGCTTAA
- a CDS encoding ATP-binding protein, which produces MRIEKLHIYGYGKLENVEMDLSLLTVLYGENEAGKSTIRSFMKSILFGFPTRGQRRYEPKEGGKYGGAMTVQTEKYGRLKIERLPKTASGEVTVYFEDGKTGGEDILNDILSGVNESLFDSVFSFDMHGLQNIHQLGEADIGNYLFSASAVGSDALLQLDKKLEKEMNQRFKPSGRNPEINVSLQEMKKIEEKMKEWQGKIGTYEKQVEQLKESEEKLASVRAEKESAERRKQDYEILAALEPLVIEKSAHEKVLENENGQFPVNGMARYEAVKAKIEPLQVQVDSLQKKIETVQSEIDSTKIDEAFLQKESYVEELRMQHMSYENARQEMRDMTGSIANIKEEIAELQQQIGATFEQETVLSFDISLATKELITQTVQKARELETQKAQLDDRFKTAQEQLEEQEENIRQIKKQMLADEERNTLVEKEKSFQDAAFLGMGAERMKRKYEEKAGAAMQKKKQWQRICLLLLLINTLVLFTSLFIDNRVLLFISVIVFVGIVLALVLYKDSSSGLQEELLTLQQSAGGRQSEEAMSVRYQLEKDEELSKLFEREAYKLQQMERAYDKVVSSYEEWERETFRMREQVDAYKTRYMFPEFYTYAHILPAFERIEKMQQLYRDLEKQSARKSSLYEMISHFEHKLETVIGSKEYSNLHEAKSRMQNEKEKRQTCKQLKEKLAEWQEEYEFMQEQLKQLLVERDGLWHIAESTDEEMFLEAGKLAEKREDADKQVGRLLPQIDLLEQRLTSLSLAEHYEADGYDEKLKQEITAAQNCLAGEKELTERIAKHRIEIANLEEGSTYGDLLHEWEMKKSQVREQVKKWAAYAAAKTVLTKTKQYYHEVHLPRILQKSEEYFVYLTGGRYSKIFSPSEAEPFIVERNDGMRFYSHELSQATAEQLYLSLRFALAKTFEHDYPFIIDDSFVHFDAVRTNRTIELIKEIAKDRQVIFFTCHAHLLTYFTENEIIKLTRKRKENEL; this is translated from the coding sequence ATGAGAATTGAAAAACTCCATATTTATGGGTACGGAAAATTAGAAAATGTGGAAATGGATCTTTCATTGCTGACGGTGTTGTACGGTGAAAATGAAGCGGGGAAATCGACAATTCGCTCGTTTATGAAAAGTATATTATTTGGTTTTCCGACGAGAGGACAGCGCCGTTATGAGCCGAAAGAAGGCGGAAAGTACGGCGGGGCGATGACTGTTCAAACAGAGAAGTACGGCCGTTTGAAAATTGAACGATTGCCAAAGACGGCATCTGGTGAAGTGACCGTTTATTTTGAAGACGGGAAAACTGGCGGCGAAGATATTTTAAACGATATATTAAGCGGTGTGAATGAAAGTTTATTTGATTCTGTTTTTTCATTTGATATGCATGGTCTTCAAAATATTCATCAGCTCGGCGAAGCGGATATCGGTAATTATTTATTTTCGGCCAGTGCAGTCGGAAGCGATGCGTTATTGCAGTTAGATAAGAAATTAGAAAAAGAAATGAATCAGCGTTTTAAGCCGAGTGGTCGTAATCCTGAAATTAACGTGTCACTGCAAGAGATGAAGAAAATTGAGGAAAAGATGAAAGAGTGGCAAGGGAAGATTGGCACGTATGAAAAACAGGTCGAGCAGTTAAAAGAAAGTGAAGAGAAACTTGCTTCTGTTCGTGCGGAAAAAGAGTCAGCCGAAAGACGAAAGCAAGACTATGAAATATTAGCAGCGCTGGAGCCTCTCGTTATTGAAAAGAGTGCGCACGAGAAAGTGTTAGAAAACGAAAACGGGCAGTTTCCTGTAAACGGGATGGCGCGCTATGAGGCGGTAAAGGCAAAGATAGAACCGCTGCAAGTACAAGTAGATTCACTTCAAAAAAAGATAGAAACAGTGCAATCAGAAATTGATTCCACAAAAATAGATGAAGCATTTTTACAAAAAGAAAGTTATGTAGAAGAACTTCGTATGCAGCATATGTCTTATGAAAATGCACGTCAAGAAATGCGTGATATGACAGGAAGTATTGCGAATATAAAAGAAGAAATCGCAGAACTACAGCAACAAATTGGTGCTACTTTTGAACAAGAGACTGTTCTTTCATTTGATATAAGTTTAGCGACGAAAGAATTAATTACGCAAACTGTGCAAAAGGCGCGCGAATTAGAAACGCAAAAAGCACAACTAGATGATCGTTTTAAAACGGCTCAAGAGCAATTAGAAGAGCAAGAAGAAAATATAAGACAGATTAAGAAACAAATGTTAGCTGATGAAGAACGAAATACGTTAGTTGAGAAAGAAAAATCATTTCAGGATGCTGCATTCTTAGGTATGGGCGCAGAAAGAATGAAGCGCAAGTATGAGGAAAAAGCAGGAGCGGCTATGCAAAAGAAAAAACAGTGGCAAAGAATTTGTCTTCTGTTACTTCTTATTAACACGCTTGTTTTATTCACGAGTCTATTTATAGATAACCGCGTGCTGTTATTTATTAGTGTGATTGTTTTTGTAGGGATTGTCCTTGCTCTCGTTTTATATAAAGATTCGTCAAGTGGATTACAAGAAGAGCTCCTTACTCTTCAGCAAAGTGCTGGTGGGCGCCAAAGTGAAGAAGCGATGTCCGTGCGCTATCAGTTAGAAAAAGATGAAGAGCTTAGTAAGCTATTTGAACGCGAGGCGTATAAGTTACAGCAAATGGAACGTGCTTATGATAAAGTCGTTTCATCGTATGAAGAATGGGAGAGGGAAACTTTCCGTATGAGAGAACAAGTAGATGCGTATAAAACGCGCTATATGTTCCCTGAATTTTATACGTATGCGCACATATTGCCGGCGTTTGAGCGTATTGAAAAAATGCAGCAATTATATCGTGATTTAGAGAAGCAAAGTGCGCGGAAATCTTCATTGTATGAAATGATTTCGCACTTTGAGCATAAACTAGAAACTGTTATCGGTAGTAAAGAGTATAGTAATTTGCATGAGGCGAAAAGTCGTATGCAAAATGAGAAAGAAAAGCGCCAAACTTGTAAGCAGCTGAAAGAGAAGCTGGCGGAATGGCAAGAAGAATATGAGTTCATGCAAGAGCAATTAAAACAACTGCTAGTAGAGCGAGATGGGTTATGGCATATTGCAGAATCTACAGATGAAGAGATGTTTTTAGAAGCAGGTAAACTGGCAGAGAAACGTGAAGATGCGGATAAGCAAGTGGGGCGTTTATTACCTCAAATTGATCTGTTAGAACAGCGCTTAACGAGTTTGTCATTAGCTGAGCATTATGAGGCTGACGGTTATGATGAAAAATTAAAGCAAGAAATTACAGCCGCGCAAAACTGTCTTGCAGGGGAGAAAGAACTGACAGAGCGTATTGCGAAGCATCGAATAGAAATTGCGAATTTAGAAGAAGGCAGTACGTATGGTGATTTACTACATGAGTGGGAAATGAAAAAATCACAAGTGCGTGAACAAGTGAAGAAGTGGGCTGCATATGCGGCCGCGAAGACAGTATTAACGAAAACGAAGCAATATTATCATGAAGTGCATCTTCCGCGCATTTTACAAAAATCTGAAGAGTATTTCGTGTATTTAACGGGCGGACGATATAGTAAAATATTCTCACCGTCAGAGGCGGAACCGTTCATTGTCGAACGTAACGATGGTATGCGTTTTTACAGCCATGAACTAAGCCAAGCGACAGCGGAGCAGTTATATTTATCGTTAAGATTTGCACTAGCGAAAACGTTTGAGCATGATTATCCATTTATTATTGATGATAGTTTCGTGCATTTTGATGCGGTAAGGACGAATCGAACGATTGAACTAATAAAGGAAATTGCGAAAGATAGACAAGTTATCTTCTTTACGTGCCATGCGCATCTACTCACGTATTTTACAGAAAATGAGATTATAAAATTAACGCGTAAGCGTAAAGAAAATGAGTTGTAG
- a CDS encoding metallophosphoesterase family protein: MKQVKFIHAADLHLDSPFKGMEMNVPQSVWERMKQSTFESFERIVDKAIQERVDFVLLAGDLYDAETRSLRAQVFVREQMKRLSQYDIPVFIIHGNHDHLGGSWAAIEFPENIHVFTEPYVEEKSFYKNGELLASIYGFSYLQQAVTDNMTAQYMKMSDAPFHIGMLHGSVEGDAEHNRYAPFQIRELKEKQFDYWALGHIHKREILSEEPYIIYPGNIQGRHRKETGEKGAYLIELTKQGSHCSFFHTADVVWDEIEVSIDGLETVDDLMTSASSAMNECRREEEGTLLTVVFIGQGPLSPYLREDKRVEEIFHILAAGEERKDFVYAMKWKNETVSFAEIERLKEENHFVGSVLKELEAFTNMDGVLRTIWTSPVARNSIESFTEEEKREIQKEAENIILEQLFQQERDKK; this comes from the coding sequence GTGAAACAAGTGAAGTTTATACATGCGGCTGATTTGCATTTGGATAGTCCGTTTAAAGGGATGGAAATGAATGTACCACAGTCTGTTTGGGAGAGAATGAAGCAAAGTACGTTTGAATCATTTGAGCGTATTGTTGATAAAGCGATTCAAGAGCGCGTTGATTTCGTATTACTAGCTGGGGATTTGTATGATGCGGAGACGAGAAGTTTGAGGGCGCAAGTGTTTGTGCGTGAGCAAATGAAGAGACTTTCGCAGTACGATATTCCCGTTTTTATTATCCACGGTAACCACGATCATTTAGGAGGAAGCTGGGCAGCAATTGAGTTTCCGGAAAATATTCATGTGTTTACGGAGCCTTATGTAGAAGAGAAATCATTTTATAAAAATGGTGAACTGTTAGCTTCTATTTATGGTTTTAGTTATTTGCAGCAAGCAGTAACGGATAATATGACAGCGCAGTATATGAAAATGAGTGATGCGCCTTTTCATATTGGGATGCTTCACGGGAGTGTGGAAGGGGATGCAGAGCATAATCGCTATGCACCGTTTCAAATTCGTGAGCTGAAAGAAAAGCAGTTTGATTATTGGGCTCTTGGCCATATACATAAACGTGAAATTCTATCGGAAGAGCCGTATATTATTTATCCAGGTAACATACAAGGGCGTCATCGTAAGGAGACCGGCGAGAAAGGTGCATATCTTATTGAACTCACGAAACAAGGATCGCATTGTTCATTTTTCCATACGGCGGATGTTGTATGGGATGAGATAGAAGTGAGTATCGATGGACTTGAAACTGTTGATGATCTTATGACGAGCGCGTCAAGTGCGATGAATGAATGCCGAAGAGAAGAGGAAGGCACGCTTTTAACTGTTGTATTTATAGGGCAGGGACCACTTTCTCCTTATTTACGTGAAGACAAGCGCGTGGAAGAGATTTTTCATATTTTAGCAGCGGGAGAAGAGCGAAAAGACTTTGTGTATGCGATGAAGTGGAAAAATGAGACGGTTTCTTTTGCGGAAATTGAGCGTTTGAAAGAAGAAAATCATTTCGTCGGTAGTGTGCTAAAAGAGTTAGAAGCTTTCACAAATATGGACGGAGTGTTGCGTACGATTTGGACATCTCCTGTAGCACGTAATAGTATTGAATCTTTTACAGAAGAAGAGAAGAGAGAGATTCAAAAGGAAGCGGAAAATATTATTTTAGAGCAATTATTCCAGCAAGAGAGGGATAAAAAATGA
- a CDS encoding response regulator, which produces MKYNVLIVDDHFVVREGLKLIIETSDSFQIIGEAANGEEALSFIEKKKPDVILMDLNMPKMSGLETIEALNKKQNHTPIIILTTYNEDELMLKGIELGAKGYLLKDTDRENLFRTLEAAIRGEILLQPNIMEKIVNYKRKEIHADKVEGNNLTEKELFVLKAIARGYKNKEIAFDMGIAERTVKAHLTNIYNKLGVNSRSEAVAVSIERKLIHF; this is translated from the coding sequence ATGAAGTATAACGTATTAATTGTGGATGATCATTTCGTTGTAAGAGAAGGTCTGAAATTAATAATAGAAACGAGTGATTCATTTCAAATTATAGGCGAGGCTGCAAATGGAGAAGAAGCCCTTTCTTTCATAGAAAAAAAGAAACCCGATGTTATTTTAATGGATTTAAATATGCCTAAAATGAGTGGTTTAGAAACGATTGAGGCTTTGAATAAAAAACAAAATCATACGCCGATTATTATATTAACTACTTATAACGAAGATGAATTAATGTTAAAGGGAATTGAGCTAGGAGCAAAAGGATATTTGCTAAAAGATACGGATCGTGAGAATTTATTTCGAACGTTGGAAGCGGCTATTCGAGGTGAGATTTTACTACAACCAAATATTATGGAAAAGATTGTGAACTATAAAAGGAAAGAAATACATGCTGATAAGGTTGAAGGGAACAACTTAACAGAAAAAGAATTGTTTGTGTTGAAAGCTATTGCGCGCGGATATAAGAATAAAGAAATTGCATTTGATATGGGGATAGCTGAGCGAACGGTAAAAGCGCATTTAACAAATATATACAATAAATTAGGCGTTAACTCACGGTCAGAAGCAGTAGCTGTGTCTATTGAAAGGAAGTTAATTCATTTTTAA
- a CDS encoding heavy metal-binding domain-containing protein codes for MIVTTTSGIQGKEIIEYIDIVNGEAIMGANIVRDLFASVRDVVGGRAGAYESKLKEARDIAMGEMKEIAKQKGANAIVGIDVDYEVVRDGMLMVAVSGTAVRI; via the coding sequence ATGATTGTAACAACAACGTCTGGAATCCAAGGTAAAGAAATTATTGAGTATATTGATATTGTAAATGGTGAAGCTATTATGGGTGCAAATATTGTTCGTGATTTATTTGCTTCAGTTCGTGATGTTGTCGGAGGTCGTGCTGGTGCTTATGAAAGCAAGCTAAAAGAAGCTCGTGATATTGCAATGGGAGAAATGAAAGAAATTGCAAAACAAAAAGGTGCGAACGCTATCGTTGGTATTGACGTAGATTATGAAGTTGTTCGCGATGGAATGTTAATGGTTGCTGTAAGTGGTACAGCTGTACGTATATAA